The Miscanthus floridulus cultivar M001 chromosome 7, ASM1932011v1, whole genome shotgun sequence genome includes a region encoding these proteins:
- the LOC136464523 gene encoding PLAT domain-containing protein 1-like → MHKLPSYMIRTASAPAFSEAHTHPVAPHADWIRISMAELAVLLLLAVAASATVPAHARDPPTQIKLIRGADAGGVVGDSMECVYTVFIRTGSIWKAGTDANITLQLAAADGNGVGISDLPSWGGLMGQGHAYFERGNLDIFSGRGPCMAKPPCWMRLASDGTGAHHGWYCNYVEVTVTGPHKGCEQQLFTVEQWLATDAAPYQLEAVRDLCSGGGEGVAAA, encoded by the exons ATGCATAAACTTCCGTCCTATATGATCCGCACCGCATCCGCTCCTGCATTCTCCGAAGCTCACACTCATCCAGTCGCCCCACACGCCGATTGGATTCGGATCTCAATGGCCGAgctcgccgtcctcctcctcctcgccgtggCGGCGTCCGCCACCGTGCCGGCGCACGCCCGCGATCCCCCGACTCAGATCAAG CTCATCCGAGGCGCGGACGCCGGCGGCGTGGTCGGCGACAGCATGGAGTGCGTGTACACGGTGTTCATCCGGACGGGGTCGATCTGGAAGGCCGGGACGGACGCGAACATCACGCTGCAGCTGGCCGCCGCGGACGGCAACGGCGTGGGGATCTCGGACCTGCCCTCCTGGGGCGGGCTCATGGGGCAGGGCCACGCCTACTTCGAGCGCGGCAACCTGGACATCTTCAGCGGCCGCGGGCCCTGCATGGCGAAGCCGCCGTGCTGGATGCGGCTGGCCTCCGACGGCACCGGCGCGCACCACGGCTGGTACTGCAACTACGTCGAGGTCACCGTCACGGGCCCGCACAAGGGGTGCGAGCAGCAGCTCTTCACCGTTGAGCAGTGGCTCGCCACCGACGCCGCGCCCTACCAGCTCGAGGCCGTCCGCGAcctctgcagcggcggcggcgagggcgtcGCGGCGGCGTGA